A genomic segment from Bacillus cereus G9842 encodes:
- the proC gene encoding pyrroline-5-carboxylate reductase, whose amino-acid sequence MLTKHRILFIGAGRMAEAIFSGLLKTSKEYIEEIIVSNRSNAEKLKQLQHRYNVSTATDWKQHVTSVDTVVLAMPPSAHEELLAELSPLISNQLVVTVAAGIGPSYLEARLPKGTPVAWIMPNTAAEIGKSISLYTMGQSIKEMHQETLQLLLRGIGTSQLCTEEEVHQLTAVTGSAPAFLYYFAESLIEATKSYGVDEETAKHLVIQMISGSASMLEQTQDPANLREQVTTPGGSTAEGLKTLYEYNFSEAIQKAVEATNKKARGK is encoded by the coding sequence ATGCTAACTAAACATCGAATTTTATTTATTGGTGCCGGTCGTATGGCCGAAGCTATATTTTCCGGATTACTTAAAACAAGCAAAGAGTACATCGAAGAAATTATCGTCTCTAACCGAAGCAACGCAGAAAAACTAAAACAGTTACAACATCGATATAATGTGTCTACTGCAACAGATTGGAAGCAGCATGTTACATCTGTCGATACGGTTGTTTTAGCAATGCCACCTTCTGCTCATGAAGAGTTATTAGCTGAGCTATCTCCGTTAATATCAAATCAACTTGTCGTAACAGTAGCAGCTGGCATTGGACCATCTTATTTAGAAGCTAGACTCCCAAAAGGCACGCCTGTTGCTTGGATTATGCCTAATACAGCTGCTGAAATTGGAAAGTCTATCTCCTTATATACAATGGGACAATCAATAAAAGAGATGCATCAAGAAACCCTGCAACTGCTTTTAAGAGGTATTGGTACTTCGCAACTTTGTACTGAGGAAGAAGTTCATCAGCTTACTGCAGTTACTGGAAGTGCACCAGCCTTCCTTTATTACTTTGCTGAAAGCTTAATTGAAGCAACAAAAAGTTATGGAGTCGATGAAGAAACCGCAAAACATCTTGTCATTCAAATGATTTCTGGCTCTGCTTCTATGCTCGAACAAACGCAAGATCCAGCTAACCTCCGCGAACAAGTAACAACGCCAGGTGGTTCCACAGCTGAGGGTCTCAAAACTTTATATGAATATAATTTTTCAGAGGCAATTCAAAAAGCAGTAGAAGCAACAAACAAAAAAGCTAGGGGGAAATAA
- a CDS encoding GRP family sugar transporter, with translation MDILLALLPAIAWGNILLVSVKMGGGAYSQTVGMTIGALFFATIMYVFTQPALTMTVLIVGFISGLFWALGQVNQLKTVEKLGVSTTVTISTGMQLVATSIFGVIAFREWTTTTTIVLGTIAILLIVVGVVFTSLDDKENAQPPGQLKKGLLTLIVSTFGYLVYVIIIRWYNIDGWSAILPQAVGMFVGAVVLTSKHKPFNKYAIRNALSGLLWGTGNLFLLLSLPRVGVATSFPLSQTGIVISTFGAIVFLGEKKTKRQLIFIALGSVLIIGGAVLLGMTKA, from the coding sequence ATGGACATTTTATTAGCGCTTCTTCCTGCAATTGCATGGGGAAACATCTTATTAGTAAGCGTAAAAATGGGCGGTGGTGCATATAGCCAAACGGTAGGTATGACAATCGGTGCTCTATTCTTCGCAACAATTATGTATGTATTTACTCAACCAGCTTTAACAATGACAGTCTTAATTGTTGGTTTTATTTCAGGTTTATTCTGGGCTTTAGGACAAGTAAACCAATTAAAAACAGTTGAAAAACTAGGTGTTTCAACTACCGTAACAATTTCTACTGGTATGCAACTTGTTGCAACTTCTATCTTTGGGGTTATCGCTTTCCGTGAATGGACTACTACGACAACAATTGTTCTGGGAACGATTGCAATCCTATTAATCGTAGTTGGTGTTGTATTCACATCACTAGATGATAAAGAAAATGCTCAGCCACCAGGACAATTGAAAAAAGGACTTCTTACTTTAATTGTTTCTACTTTCGGCTATCTTGTATATGTAATTATTATTCGTTGGTATAATATCGATGGTTGGTCTGCTATTTTACCACAAGCAGTTGGTATGTTTGTTGGTGCGGTTGTACTGACGTCTAAACATAAACCATTTAACAAATATGCAATTCGTAATGCTTTATCCGGTTTACTATGGGGAACGGGAAACTTATTCTTACTTCTTTCATTACCACGTGTCGGAGTAGCAACAAGCTTCCCATTATCTCAAACTGGAATCGTTATCTCAACATTCGGTGCAATTGTCTTCTTAGGTGAAAAGAAAACAAAACGTCAATTGATCTTTATTGCACTAGGCAGTGTTTTAATTATCGGCGGTGCTGTATTACTTGGTATGACAAAAGCATAA
- the modB gene encoding molybdate ABC transporter permease subunit, translating to MSIDAIISPVFLSLRVAACATILVTILGTIVGRALARSSWRYKVLLETIFLLPMVLPPTVIGFFLIIIFGNNSPIGRWVESLFQQSIMFTSTAAIIASTVVAFPLMYQSAKTGFSIANVQIEESARDLGASEYQVFLHVTLPLAFPALLSGMILSFVRALGEFGATLMFAGNIPGKTQTIPTAIYMAIDASNMQLAWTLVVITISMSLLFLLCIQLINKRITNL from the coding sequence ATGAGCATTGATGCTATTATATCGCCTGTCTTTCTATCTTTAAGAGTAGCTGCGTGTGCCACTATTCTCGTTACAATTTTAGGGACGATTGTCGGGCGAGCACTAGCTCGCTCCTCATGGCGATATAAAGTACTATTAGAAACCATATTTTTATTACCAATGGTACTTCCACCAACTGTTATCGGCTTCTTTCTCATTATCATCTTTGGAAACAACAGCCCGATTGGAAGGTGGGTTGAATCATTATTTCAGCAGTCTATTATGTTCACATCTACCGCTGCGATCATCGCTTCTACAGTTGTTGCATTTCCGCTTATGTACCAATCAGCGAAAACGGGATTTTCTATCGCAAATGTACAAATTGAAGAAAGTGCTCGTGACCTTGGCGCAAGTGAATATCAAGTTTTTCTGCACGTTACACTTCCGCTCGCATTTCCTGCATTACTAAGCGGGATGATTTTGAGCTTTGTCCGCGCGCTCGGTGAGTTTGGTGCTACACTCATGTTTGCCGGGAACATTCCTGGTAAAACACAGACAATCCCAACTGCAATTTACATGGCCATTGACGCAAGTAATATGCAACTCGCCTGGACACTTGTGGTTATCACTATTAGTATGTCACTCCTATTTCTGCTATGTATTCAGCTTATTAACAAAAGAATTACTAACCTTTAA
- the modA gene encoding molybdate ABC transporter substrate-binding protein, producing MNKFTLRSIGALILSFLLIFSAACTSGEKNTKSAAKEDKTVELTISAAASLQDALKEIEKQYKEKEPNIKLSFNFGASGALQQQIEQGAPADLFFSAAEDKFQTLVKKGFINEKEGKNLLGNELVLVIPKDSSLTKFQDLKDEKIKKIALGTPESVPAGKYAKASLTHENLWNDVQNKVVFTKDVRQVLTYVETGNIDAGIVYKTDALISDKVKIGETAAATSHEPIHYPLGVIKESKHKKEATSFYEYLQSKDAQSIFKKYGFTVLS from the coding sequence ATGAATAAATTTACATTACGTTCTATTGGGGCACTTATACTTTCTTTCCTTCTTATATTTAGTGCTGCTTGTACAAGTGGGGAAAAGAATACAAAGTCAGCTGCTAAAGAAGATAAAACAGTTGAACTGACTATCTCAGCTGCTGCAAGCTTACAAGATGCATTAAAAGAAATTGAAAAACAATATAAAGAAAAAGAGCCAAATATCAAACTTTCTTTTAACTTCGGTGCTTCTGGAGCACTTCAACAACAAATTGAACAAGGTGCACCTGCTGATTTATTCTTCTCTGCAGCAGAAGATAAATTCCAAACCCTTGTAAAGAAAGGATTCATTAATGAAAAAGAAGGGAAAAATCTTCTTGGAAATGAACTAGTTCTAGTCATCCCTAAAGATAGTTCTCTTACAAAATTTCAAGATTTAAAAGATGAGAAAATCAAAAAAATTGCACTTGGTACACCTGAATCTGTACCTGCTGGAAAATATGCAAAGGCTTCTCTAACACACGAAAACCTTTGGAATGATGTTCAAAATAAAGTCGTATTTACAAAAGATGTTCGCCAAGTGTTAACATATGTAGAAACAGGGAATATCGATGCTGGTATCGTATACAAAACAGATGCTCTCATTTCAGATAAAGTAAAGATTGGTGAAACAGCAGCAGCTACTTCTCATGAGCCAATCCACTATCCTTTAGGTGTTATAAAGGAATCTAAACATAAGAAAGAGGCGACTTCATTTTATGAGTATTTGCAGTCAAAAGATGCACAATCTATCTTTAAGAAATATGGATTTACAGTCCTGTCGTAA
- a CDS encoding substrate-binding domain-containing protein produces the protein MDHHSYTTEEVAKRLKVSKLTVYDLIKKGELPSYRVGRQMRIDAVDLDQYIKQMKTGKVQVTPVKNDGSSILNTCIISGQELTLDMLAKRIENRLPSSNVLRAYQGSLTSLVKMYQGEGSIVSLHLFDGETGTYNVPYVKRILVGQPCIMINLLSRNVGFYVQKGNPKKIKTWADISGSTIKFVNREKGSGIRVLVDEQLRIQKLNKADISGYEWEESNHLGVATQVANGKADVGVGSEKFSQIVNVDFIPIMKEQYDLVILKNKENEELIEVVKDILQSEEFHNELNAIGGYDIKKTGQIIYETN, from the coding sequence ATGGATCATCATTCCTACACAACGGAAGAAGTAGCAAAGCGATTAAAGGTATCAAAATTAACTGTATACGACTTAATTAAAAAAGGAGAACTTCCTTCTTATAGAGTTGGTAGACAGATGCGCATTGATGCAGTGGATTTAGATCAATATATAAAACAAATGAAAACAGGAAAGGTACAAGTTACTCCTGTGAAAAACGATGGTAGTAGTATCTTGAACACGTGTATTATTAGTGGTCAAGAACTAACGTTAGATATGTTAGCTAAACGTATAGAAAATCGTTTGCCAAGTTCTAATGTTTTAAGAGCGTATCAAGGTAGCTTAACAAGTTTAGTGAAAATGTATCAAGGAGAAGGAAGTATCGTTAGTTTGCATTTGTTTGATGGTGAAACGGGTACATATAATGTTCCTTACGTAAAACGCATTTTAGTAGGTCAACCATGTATTATGATTAATTTATTGTCCAGAAATGTAGGGTTTTATGTCCAAAAAGGAAATCCGAAGAAAATAAAGACATGGGCTGACATATCCGGATCCACTATAAAGTTTGTAAATCGAGAAAAGGGTTCTGGTATTAGAGTGTTAGTGGATGAACAATTACGAATCCAAAAATTAAATAAAGCTGATATTAGTGGATATGAATGGGAAGAATCGAATCATCTGGGTGTTGCCACGCAAGTTGCAAATGGAAAAGCTGATGTAGGAGTAGGTTCAGAAAAGTTTTCGCAAATTGTAAATGTGGACTTTATTCCAATCATGAAAGAACAGTATGATTTAGTAATTTTGAAGAATAAAGAAAATGAAGAGCTGATTGAAGTCGTGAAAGACATTCTGCAATCGGAAGAATTTCATAATGAATTAAATGCAATTGGCGGATATGATATTAAGAAAACAGGTCAAATTATATATGAAACAAACTAA
- a CDS encoding LysR family transcriptional regulator — MELRELQIFKSVADQGSVSNAAKELNYVQSNVTARIKQLENELKTPLFYRHKRGMTLTAEGRKMLVYVNKILQDVDELKQVFLDSETPSGILKIGTVETVSTLPTILSSYYKSYPNVDLSLQAGLTEELIREVLDHQLDGAFISGPIKHPLIEQYDVSTEKLMLVTQNKAFHIEEFTTTPLLVFNQGCGYRSKLERWLKDEGLLPKRIMEFNILETILNSVALGLGITLVPQSAVHHLSKAGKVHCHAIPEKYGSISTVFIRRKDSYMTNSTRSFLKTIEEHHHINML, encoded by the coding sequence ATGGAATTAAGAGAATTACAAATCTTTAAAAGCGTTGCCGACCAGGGTAGTGTAAGTAACGCAGCAAAGGAATTAAATTATGTACAATCAAATGTAACTGCACGTATTAAACAACTAGAAAACGAATTAAAAACCCCGCTCTTTTACCGCCATAAACGAGGGATGACTTTAACAGCTGAAGGAAGAAAAATGCTCGTTTATGTTAATAAAATTTTGCAAGATGTCGACGAACTAAAACAAGTATTTTTAGATAGTGAAACACCCTCCGGTATATTAAAAATCGGTACAGTAGAAACAGTAAGTACATTACCTACCATTTTATCTTCTTACTATAAAAGCTATCCGAATGTCGATTTATCATTACAAGCGGGTCTAACAGAAGAATTGATTAGAGAAGTACTTGATCATCAATTAGATGGTGCCTTTATATCAGGTCCTATTAAACATCCACTAATCGAACAATACGATGTTAGTACAGAAAAATTAATGCTTGTAACACAAAATAAAGCTTTTCATATAGAAGAATTTACAACAACGCCTCTACTCGTTTTTAACCAAGGATGTGGATACCGTTCCAAACTAGAACGATGGCTGAAAGACGAAGGTTTGCTACCAAAAAGAATTATGGAATTCAATATATTAGAGACAATATTAAACAGCGTTGCACTCGGCCTCGGAATTACACTCGTACCACAGTCTGCTGTCCATCATCTTTCTAAAGCAGGTAAGGTACATTGTCATGCAATCCCTGAAAAATACGGCAGTATTTCAACGGTTTTCATACGCCGTAAAGATAGCTATATGACGAATTCAACGCGTAGTTTTTTAAAAACAATTGAAGAACATCATCATATCAATATGCTGTGA
- a CDS encoding DMT family transporter, translated as MRRGQMIIGALACLIASMSWGAMFPVADHALEYIDPFYFSLIRYGAVAIMLIVLLLMKEGKQAFRLEGRGKLLVFFGTMAFTVYNVLIFLGQMLMGKSGVMVASIMESLMPMISICILWGYKHIKPKKYMITSMVIAFVGAVFVITKGDISFFVTLKDNMFPLAFIFIGVVGWVIYTMGGQTCSDWSTLRYSTLTCVFGTTVTGIITVIITLLGYVSVPSMGTISIVKYDLLFMMTLPGIVALLAWNYGVKILSSINGILFINFVPITTLVIMMMQGYQITMFDIIGTVLVIAALIRNNVCQRKEENINKRVLQEEQLRQAV; from the coding sequence GTGAGAAGAGGTCAAATGATAATAGGGGCTTTAGCGTGTTTAATTGCGAGTATGTCATGGGGAGCGATGTTTCCGGTTGCTGATCATGCGCTAGAATACATAGATCCATTTTATTTTTCGCTTATTCGTTATGGAGCAGTGGCGATAATGCTGATTGTATTGTTGTTAATGAAAGAAGGAAAACAGGCATTTCGTTTAGAGGGAAGAGGAAAGTTACTCGTCTTTTTTGGAACGATGGCATTTACAGTATATAATGTCCTCATATTTTTAGGGCAAATGTTAATGGGTAAGTCGGGTGTAATGGTAGCTTCCATTATGGAATCACTTATGCCGATGATTTCTATTTGTATTTTATGGGGATATAAGCATATAAAACCGAAGAAGTATATGATAACGAGTATGGTTATTGCTTTTGTAGGAGCTGTGTTTGTTATTACAAAAGGTGACATAAGTTTCTTTGTAACATTGAAAGATAATATGTTCCCATTAGCATTTATATTTATTGGTGTTGTAGGCTGGGTTATTTATACGATGGGTGGTCAAACGTGTAGTGATTGGTCAACATTACGTTATTCTACGTTGACGTGTGTATTCGGTACGACTGTTACAGGAATTATAACGGTAATTATTACGTTGCTTGGATATGTTTCAGTTCCTAGTATGGGAACGATTTCTATTGTGAAGTATGATTTGTTATTTATGATGACATTGCCAGGTATTGTAGCGCTACTTGCTTGGAACTACGGTGTGAAAATTTTATCATCCATTAATGGGATTTTATTTATTAATTTTGTACCAATTACGACTTTAGTTATTATGATGATGCAAGGGTATCAGATCACAATGTTTGATATTATAGGGACTGTACTTGTTATTGCAGCACTTATTCGCAATAACGTTTGCCAGAGAAAAGAAGAAAATATAAATAAGAGAGTTTTACAAGAAGAACAATTACGTCAAGCTGTTTAA
- a CDS encoding YrzO family protein has translation MLESLLFFFAIGVACELAAINRNGRKKIKQQAELIQLLKELKERKN, from the coding sequence ATGTTAGAAAGTTTATTGTTTTTCTTCGCCATCGGAGTTGCCTGTGAGCTTGCAGCAATTAATCGAAATGGTCGTAAAAAGATAAAACAACAAGCTGAGCTGATACAGCTTTTAAAAGAGTTGAAAGAAAGAAAAAATTAA
- a CDS encoding DUF3948 family protein has translation MNNSTFNKLDFLGLASGSLLLTAFIYAATLV, from the coding sequence ATGAATAACAGTACTTTTAACAAATTAGATTTTTTAGGATTAGCTAGCGGCTCTCTTCTTCTTACTGCTTTCATTTACGCTGCTACGCTTGTATAA
- a CDS encoding lysophospholipid acyltransferase family protein — protein sequence MYKPITFLLKYIFKTAGKVEVQGREKLPEGGPYVVACTHTSFMDVLMLATGMYPTQIHYMAKKELFEGKFKKWFFKNVNAFPVDRANPGPSTLKIPSRLLKEGKVVGIFPSGTRSAEDVSLKAGAVTIAMRSNVPLVPAAYVGPSSVKELIKGKKAQLIFGDPIQIEAGEQIDRKTAMKMMTDQLNEKFEELKEALQSNQK from the coding sequence ATGTATAAACCAATTACATTTTTGTTGAAATATATATTTAAAACAGCTGGAAAAGTAGAAGTACAAGGGAGAGAAAAGCTACCAGAAGGTGGACCGTATGTTGTTGCATGTACACATACAAGTTTTATGGATGTATTAATGTTAGCTACAGGGATGTATCCAACTCAAATTCATTACATGGCCAAAAAAGAATTATTTGAAGGGAAATTCAAAAAATGGTTCTTTAAAAATGTAAATGCATTCCCTGTAGATCGTGCGAACCCAGGACCAAGTACACTTAAAATTCCATCACGTTTATTAAAAGAAGGAAAGGTAGTAGGGATTTTTCCGAGTGGAACGAGATCAGCGGAAGATGTTTCATTAAAAGCGGGTGCTGTGACAATTGCGATGCGTTCTAATGTTCCGTTAGTACCAGCAGCTTATGTTGGTCCATCAAGTGTAAAAGAATTAATAAAGGGGAAAAAGGCACAATTGATTTTTGGAGATCCAATTCAAATTGAGGCTGGAGAACAAATAGATCGAAAAACCGCTATGAAAATGATGACAGATCAATTAAATGAGAAGTTTGAGGAGTTAAAAGAAGCTTTGCAATCAAATCAAAAATAA
- a CDS encoding DUF3948 family protein, protein MNNITFNKLDFLGLASGSLLLTAFIYAATLV, encoded by the coding sequence ATGAATAACATCACTTTTAACAAATTAGATTTTTTAGGACTAGCTAGTGGCTCGCTTCTTCTTACTGCTTTTATTTACGCCGCTACGCTTGTATAA
- a CDS encoding LacI family DNA-binding transcriptional regulator, with translation MANIKDIAKMAGVSVTTVSRVLNDHPYVSEEKRKAVIEIVEKLNYSQNANAVHLSKGKTNIVGVILPYINHPCFDAMVSGMMETALAHNYRVLLCQTNYNKKEEMKSLHMLKTKQLDGLIICSRANDWETIEPYASYGAIIACEDNDISNISSVYTNHSAAFQLGMDYLIEKGYKKIGYCTGRKLGPSSLKRFDVYKQQLQSIDEDVNEEWIFTECFTLEDGVKVAHKLKEMQDLPEALIVAGDEVAIGVMTEVEKLGIQVPEDLAIIGFDNQPISQVLQLTTIDQNLKEIGKTAFEMLHRKVNDESSEQEKLEIPYELVERSTV, from the coding sequence ATGGCTAATATTAAAGATATTGCAAAGATGGCGGGAGTTTCAGTTACGACTGTTTCGAGAGTGTTGAATGATCACCCATATGTAAGTGAAGAAAAAAGAAAAGCGGTTATAGAGATAGTTGAGAAATTGAATTACTCGCAAAACGCAAATGCTGTTCATTTATCAAAAGGAAAAACGAATATTGTTGGTGTGATTTTACCGTATATTAATCATCCGTGTTTTGATGCGATGGTGAGCGGAATGATGGAGACTGCGTTAGCGCATAATTACAGGGTGCTACTTTGCCAAACGAATTATAATAAAAAAGAAGAAATGAAAAGTTTACATATGTTAAAAACAAAACAATTGGATGGTCTTATTATTTGTTCACGTGCAAATGATTGGGAAACGATAGAACCGTATGCTTCTTACGGCGCAATAATTGCTTGTGAAGACAATGATATTTCAAACATCTCAAGTGTATATACGAATCATTCAGCGGCCTTTCAATTAGGAATGGATTATTTGATTGAGAAAGGTTATAAAAAAATTGGTTATTGTACGGGAAGAAAATTAGGGCCGAGTAGTCTAAAGCGTTTTGATGTTTATAAACAGCAATTGCAATCTATAGACGAAGATGTTAATGAAGAATGGATTTTTACAGAATGTTTTACACTAGAAGATGGTGTGAAAGTAGCTCATAAGTTAAAAGAGATGCAGGATCTTCCTGAAGCATTAATAGTAGCAGGTGATGAGGTTGCGATTGGTGTTATGACAGAGGTTGAAAAATTAGGCATTCAAGTTCCTGAGGATTTAGCAATTATTGGCTTTGATAATCAACCTATCTCACAAGTGTTACAACTGACAACTATTGATCAAAATTTAAAGGAGATAGGGAAAACTGCTTTTGAAATGTTGCATAGAAAAGTGAATGACGAGAGTTCTGAACAAGAAAAGCTGGAAATTCCATACGAACTTGTGGAACGCTCTACAGTTTAA
- a CDS encoding PH domain-containing protein, translating to MNELLSSMKKYVDDDEKILAFVVGIFEKDNFILSYQHGVFVATTRRLLFYGKFPYYSSTFKEYSYLHIDSIDFHPYFEFTCNHETIRAKYIQKGNVEQFVRAVKVNMNN from the coding sequence ATGAATGAACTTTTATCGAGTATGAAAAAGTATGTAGATGATGATGAAAAGATTCTGGCTTTTGTGGTAGGGATATTTGAGAAGGATAATTTTATATTATCGTATCAACATGGGGTTTTTGTTGCCACTACTAGACGTCTCCTTTTTTACGGGAAATTTCCGTACTATTCTTCAACATTTAAAGAGTATTCATATTTGCATATAGATAGCATAGATTTTCATCCGTATTTTGAATTTACTTGTAATCATGAAACCATTCGCGCTAAGTATATTCAGAAAGGGAATGTGGAGCAATTTGTCCGTGCAGTTAAAGTAAATATGAATAATTAA
- a CDS encoding YitT family protein — protein sequence MVNQRIKEITLITIGSLLFAIGINYFAIPNRLSEGGIIGLTVVTYYLFDWSPGIVNFAINAILLAVGYKFFDKKTMIYTILGIVETSLFLYVTEHIEYHVNSDTLLAALFAGLFVGIGLGCMFKAGGTSGGSAILAQLANQYLGWSVGKGVLIIDIVVIAGSVFIIGQEKAMYTLVAVFIGAKVIDFIVEGMDTKTAVTIISNQPDLIREAITKNMTRGVTVLEGRGGYTGKNKEVLYVVINKQELVKLKQVISRVDEDAFVVIHDVRDVLGGGFKAS from the coding sequence ATGGTTAATCAACGTATAAAGGAAATAACACTAATTACAATTGGTTCATTATTATTCGCAATTGGTATTAATTACTTTGCAATTCCAAACCGTTTATCGGAAGGTGGAATTATTGGTTTAACGGTTGTTACGTACTACTTATTTGATTGGTCACCAGGAATTGTGAACTTTGCTATAAATGCAATTTTACTAGCTGTTGGTTATAAATTTTTTGATAAGAAAACAATGATTTATACAATTTTAGGGATTGTAGAAACATCTTTGTTTTTATACGTTACAGAACATATTGAGTATCATGTAAATAGTGATACATTATTAGCAGCTTTATTTGCTGGTTTATTTGTGGGTATTGGATTAGGCTGTATGTTCAAAGCCGGAGGTACATCGGGAGGATCAGCAATCTTAGCTCAGTTAGCAAATCAATATTTAGGTTGGAGCGTAGGTAAAGGCGTACTAATTATTGATATTGTTGTAATTGCTGGTTCTGTATTTATAATAGGGCAAGAAAAGGCAATGTATACACTTGTAGCTGTGTTCATCGGAGCGAAGGTGATTGATTTCATTGTAGAAGGAATGGATACAAAAACGGCTGTTACGATTATTTCGAATCAACCAGATTTAATTCGTGAGGCTATTACGAAAAATATGACACGCGGTGTTACTGTATTAGAAGGGCGCGGCGGATATACTGGTAAAAATAAAGAAGTTTTATATGTTGTTATTAATAAACAAGAGCTTGTTAAGTTAAAACAAGTTATTAGCCGGGTAGATGAAGATGCTTTCGTTGTTATACATGATGTACGTGATGTACTTGGCGGTGGCTTTAAAGCAAGCTAA
- a CDS encoding YxeA family protein → MKKKMITTIIAMIVIVVMLLPTKLGPVIDKYNPFYKTKEYYTVVNTIGQHIGDEWYEYEFIAFDERGREQKIKKTVKHMLKRDEALKVFAKGRYGESIEEIEVANIPINAKSKLLTMR, encoded by the coding sequence ATGAAGAAAAAAATGATCACTACTATAATAGCGATGATAGTAATAGTAGTAATGTTACTGCCTACGAAACTTGGACCGGTTATCGATAAATATAATCCATTTTATAAGACGAAAGAATACTATACGGTTGTGAATACAATTGGTCAGCATATTGGTGATGAGTGGTATGAATATGAATTTATTGCATTCGATGAACGTGGTAGAGAGCAGAAAATAAAGAAAACGGTTAAGCATATGTTAAAGAGAGATGAAGCATTAAAGGTTTTTGCAAAAGGACGTTACGGTGAATCGATTGAAGAGATTGAGGTTGCAAATATTCCTATAAATGCGAAGAGCAAACTTTTAACGATGAGATAG
- a CDS encoding TatD family hydrolase → MKWIDSHIHVDQYKDEEKSRLLKEVENSNEIKGLIAVSINYHSCKETLSLAKKYPFIYPAIGFHPEQQIHKEECEQIYQLIEQNAEGIVAIGEVGLPYYLRKEDERIAADPYIAVLKKFIELASKYNLPIVLHVVYEDADIVCDLLEKYKVSRAHFHWFKGSDETMKRMMRNGYYISITPDVLHKEKIRKIVSYYPLEYMMVETDGPWEFQEGVITHPRMIREVLKEISSIKNISIDKVAETIYENTSRFYLKG, encoded by the coding sequence ATGAAATGGATTGATAGTCATATACATGTTGATCAATATAAGGATGAAGAGAAGAGCAGATTACTAAAAGAGGTGGAAAATAGTAATGAAATAAAGGGGCTTATTGCAGTATCTATAAATTATCACTCTTGTAAGGAAACGTTATCTTTAGCGAAGAAGTATCCTTTTATATATCCAGCGATAGGGTTTCATCCAGAGCAACAGATTCATAAAGAGGAGTGTGAACAGATTTATCAACTTATTGAACAGAACGCAGAGGGAATTGTTGCGATTGGTGAAGTAGGTTTGCCCTATTATTTGAGAAAAGAAGATGAAAGGATTGCTGCAGATCCATACATAGCTGTATTGAAAAAATTTATAGAACTAGCTAGTAAGTATAATTTGCCGATTGTATTACACGTAGTTTATGAAGATGCTGACATTGTATGTGATTTGCTAGAGAAATATAAAGTTTCACGTGCACACTTCCATTGGTTTAAAGGAAGCGATGAAACAATGAAACGGATGATGAGAAATGGTTATTATATTTCGATTACACCGGATGTTTTACATAAGGAGAAGATTAGAAAAATCGTTTCGTATTATCCGCTTGAATATATGATGGTAGAAACAGATGGACCGTGGGAATTTCAAGAGGGTGTTATAACGCATCCAAGAATGATTCGAGAGGTATTAAAGGAAATTAGTTCTATAAAAAACATATCCATCGATAAGGTCGCAGAAACAATATATGAAAATACAAGTCGATTTTATTTGAAAGGATAG